In one window of Polaromonas naphthalenivorans CJ2 DNA:
- a CDS encoding ABC transporter ATP-binding protein — MLELDQLSAFYGPAQALFGVSLRVAAGELVVLQGLNGAGKSTLLKAIMGLEVRTEGAIRYQLPSGAVAIERWEIHRRAQAGLGYVAEDRRLFTELTVRENLHVAAGRDAKAHEARALDLFPVLKTLLSRPAAQMSGGQQQMLAIARTLMTGPKILLLDEPCEGIAPVLVESIRDALLALRREGLALLVVEQNRLLASRADRLLWLVAGKVRDS; from the coding sequence ATGCTTGAGCTGGACCAGCTCAGCGCTTTCTACGGCCCTGCGCAAGCCCTGTTCGGGGTGTCGCTGCGCGTGGCTGCCGGTGAGCTGGTGGTGCTGCAGGGGCTCAACGGCGCGGGCAAATCGACGCTGCTCAAGGCCATCATGGGCCTGGAAGTGCGCACCGAAGGCGCCATTCGCTACCAGCTGCCCTCGGGCGCCGTGGCCATCGAGCGCTGGGAAATCCATCGGCGCGCGCAGGCTGGCCTGGGTTATGTGGCCGAGGACCGCCGGCTGTTCACCGAACTGACGGTGCGCGAGAACCTGCATGTGGCTGCGGGCCGCGATGCCAAGGCCCATGAAGCGCGGGCGCTCGATTTGTTTCCGGTCCTGAAAACGCTCTTGAGCCGGCCCGCCGCGCAGATGAGCGGCGGCCAGCAGCAGATGCTGGCGATTGCCCGCACCCTGATGACCGGCCCGAAAATCCTGCTGCTCGACGAGCCCTGCGAAGGCATTGCGCCGGTGCTGGTCGAGTCGATTCGCGATGCGCTGCTGGCCCTCAGGCGCGAAGGCCTGGCGCTGCTGGTGGTCGAGCAAAATCGCCTGCTGGCGTCGCGCGCGGACCGGTTGCTGTGGCTGGTTGCGGGTAAAGTCAGGGACTCGTAA
- a CDS encoding FKBP-type peptidyl-prolyl cis-trans isomerase gives MTTTTTASGLQYEDTVLGTGAIAKAGQYVKVHYTGWLYNDGVQGKKFDSSKDRGQPFQFSLGAGEVIRGWDEGVQGMSVGGTRRLVIPSELGYGARGAGGVIPPNATLLFEVDFLGT, from the coding sequence ATGACAACCACCACCACCGCCTCGGGACTGCAATACGAAGACACCGTGCTGGGCACCGGCGCCATCGCCAAGGCCGGCCAATATGTCAAGGTGCATTACACCGGCTGGCTGTACAACGACGGCGTGCAGGGCAAGAAATTCGACTCCAGCAAGGACCGCGGCCAGCCCTTCCAGTTCTCGCTCGGCGCTGGCGAAGTGATTCGTGGCTGGGACGAAGGCGTGCAGGGCATGTCGGTCGGCGGCACGCGCCGCCTGGTCATTCCCTCGGAACTCGGCTACGGCGCGCGCGGTGCGGGCGGCGTGATTCCGCCGAACGCGACCCTGCTGTTTGAAGTGGACTTCCTGGGAACCTGA
- the pncB gene encoding nicotinate phosphoribosyltransferase gives MIITSLLDTDLYKFTMMQVVLHQFPGAEVEYKFKCRNAGAPGIGNLAPYVNEIREEIRGLCRLHFQDAELAYLKSLRFIKSDFVDFLGLFKLNEKYLHVAALPSGEIEISIKGPWLHTILFEIPVLAIVNEVYFRNTRKQPDLSEGRKRLDTKIAALQIGGIGELKIADYGTRRRFGKAWHEEVLRTLVTRLGTGAEGQLAGTSNVLFAMKLGLIPLGTMAHEYLQACQALGPRLRDSQVFGFEMWAKEYRGDLGIALSDVYGMNAFLRDFDLYFCKLFDGARHDSGDPFQWGERMISHYVENRVDPKTKTLIFSDALTVPRTIELYRQFRGRCQLAFGIGTNLTNDLGYEPLQIVIKMVRCNGQPVAKLSDTPSKNMCDDEKYLAYLRQVFEIASPAV, from the coding sequence ATGATCATCACCAGCCTGCTCGATACCGACCTGTACAAGTTCACCATGATGCAGGTGGTGCTGCACCAGTTTCCCGGCGCCGAGGTCGAATATAAATTCAAGTGCCGCAACGCCGGCGCGCCCGGCATTGGCAACCTGGCGCCGTATGTGAACGAGATTCGCGAGGAAATTCGCGGACTCTGCAGGCTGCACTTCCAGGATGCCGAACTGGCCTACCTGAAGAGCCTGCGCTTCATCAAGAGCGATTTTGTCGATTTCCTGGGGCTGTTCAAGCTCAACGAAAAATACCTCCATGTGGCTGCCTTGCCGTCGGGCGAGATTGAAATCTCGATCAAGGGACCGTGGCTGCACACCATCCTGTTTGAAATCCCGGTGCTGGCCATCGTCAACGAGGTCTATTTCCGCAATACCCGCAAGCAGCCCGACCTGAGCGAGGGCCGCAAGCGCCTGGACACGAAAATAGCGGCCTTGCAGATCGGCGGCATCGGGGAGCTGAAAATTGCCGACTACGGAACGCGCCGGCGTTTCGGCAAGGCCTGGCATGAAGAAGTTTTGCGCACGCTGGTGACCCGCCTGGGCACGGGCGCCGAGGGACAGCTGGCCGGAACCAGCAATGTGCTGTTTGCCATGAAGCTGGGCTTGATTCCGCTGGGCACCATGGCGCACGAGTATCTGCAGGCCTGCCAGGCGCTCGGGCCGCGTTTGCGCGACAGCCAGGTGTTCGGCTTTGAAATGTGGGCCAAGGAATACCGGGGCGACCTGGGCATTGCACTGTCGGACGTGTATGGCATGAATGCCTTCCTGCGCGACTTCGACCTGTATTTCTGCAAGCTGTTCGACGGCGCGCGCCACGACAGCGGCGACCCGTTCCAGTGGGGCGAGCGCATGATCTCGCACTACGTCGAAAACCGTGTCGATCCCAAGACCAAGACGCTGATTTTCAGCGACGCGCTCACGGTGCCCAGAACCATCGAGCTGTACCGGCAGTTCCGGGGCCGCTGCCAGCTGGCCTTCGGCATTGGCACCAACCTGACCAACGACCTGGGCTATGAGCCGCTGCAAATCGTCATCAAGATGGTGCGCTGCAACGGACAGCCGGTGGCCAAGTTGTCCGACACGCCGTCCAAGAACATGTGCGACGACGAAAAATACCTGGCTTACCTGCGCCAGGTTTTCGAGATTGCATCGCCAGCGGTCTAG
- a CDS encoding sodium:proton antiporter encodes MRIFRWLGACALLSLWPGLSFAASLDGSQLSVLWGVPFAGLLLSIALLPLLAPFFWHHHFGKVSAAWALAFLLPFALIYGPGMAAFSFLHALLEEYIPFILLLTALFTVAGGIHIRGNLHGSPGLNTAILGIGAVLASFMGTTGASMLLIRPLIRANDNRAHKAHVVVFFIFIVSNAGGSLTPLGDPPLFLGFLKGVDFFWTASHIFPETLFLIGSLLAIFYALDAWFYHRREELMPLDPTPDTRSIGFDGAANFWLLAAVAGLVLLSGIWKSAVVFNIAGTDIGLPGLVRDAGLVAITLLSLNITAAKVHADNQFSWGPMLEVAKLFAGIFLTIVPVIAMLKAGTSGPFGAVVSSVTRPDGTPDPAMYFWATGALSSFLDNAPTYLVFFNTAGGDAQAMMTTFASTLAAVSAGAVFMGANTYIGNAPNLMVKAIAEERDVKMPSFFGYMLWSGGVLVPLFIIMTFIWFK; translated from the coding sequence ATGAGAATTTTTCGCTGGCTTGGCGCTTGTGCGCTGCTGTCGCTATGGCCCGGCCTGTCGTTCGCGGCCTCACTGGACGGCAGCCAGCTGTCGGTGCTGTGGGGCGTTCCATTTGCCGGCCTGCTGCTGTCGATTGCGCTGCTGCCGCTGCTGGCGCCATTTTTCTGGCACCATCATTTCGGCAAGGTGTCGGCCGCCTGGGCGCTGGCTTTCCTGCTGCCTTTCGCGCTGATCTACGGCCCGGGCATGGCGGCTTTCAGCTTCCTGCATGCGCTGCTGGAGGAATACATTCCCTTCATCCTGTTGCTGACGGCGCTTTTTACCGTGGCGGGCGGCATCCATATCCGGGGCAACCTGCACGGCAGCCCGGGGCTGAACACAGCCATCTTGGGCATTGGCGCGGTGCTGGCGAGTTTCATGGGAACCACCGGCGCCTCGATGCTGCTGATTCGCCCGCTGATCCGGGCCAATGACAACCGCGCACACAAGGCGCATGTGGTGGTGTTCTTCATCTTCATTGTCTCGAACGCCGGCGGCTCGCTGACGCCGCTGGGCGATCCGCCGCTGTTCCTGGGATTTCTGAAGGGCGTGGATTTTTTCTGGACCGCCAGCCATATCTTCCCGGAAACGCTGTTTCTGATCGGCAGCCTGCTGGCCATTTTCTATGCCCTCGACGCGTGGTTTTACCACCGCCGCGAAGAACTCATGCCGCTGGACCCGACGCCTGACACCCGGAGCATCGGCTTTGACGGCGCCGCCAATTTCTGGCTGCTGGCCGCCGTGGCCGGGCTGGTGCTGCTCAGCGGCATCTGGAAGTCGGCCGTGGTGTTCAACATCGCCGGCACCGATATCGGCCTGCCGGGCCTGGTGCGTGATGCCGGGCTGGTCGCCATCACCTTGCTGTCGCTGAACATCACGGCGGCCAAGGTCCATGCCGACAACCAGTTTTCCTGGGGGCCGATGCTGGAAGTGGCCAAGCTGTTCGCCGGCATTTTTCTGACCATCGTTCCGGTGATCGCCATGCTCAAGGCCGGCACCAGCGGCCCGTTCGGCGCGGTGGTGTCCAGCGTGACGCGGCCCGACGGCACGCCTGATCCGGCGATGTATTTCTGGGCCACCGGCGCGCTCAGCTCCTTTCTGGACAATGCGCCGACCTACCTGGTGTTCTTCAATACCGCCGGCGGCGACGCGCAGGCGATGATGACCACGTTCGCCTCGACCCTGGCGGCGGTCTCGGCCGGCGCCGTCTTCATGGGCGCCAACACCTACATCGGCAATGCGCCCAACCTGATGGTCAAGGCCATCGCCGAAGAACGCGATGTCAAAATGCCGAGCTTCTTTGGCTACATGCTGTGGTCGGGCGGAGTCTTGGTTCCGCTGTTCATCATCATGACCTTTATCTGGTTCAAATAA
- a CDS encoding 2-hydroxyacid dehydrogenase, giving the protein MSKPKILIARAIFPEVIARLEEHFEVESNQADATWSKAELIARLKDKDGAFTTGGDRIDAEVLAACPRLKICANMAVGYNNFDIPAMTAAGVLATNAPDVLTETTADFGFALLMATARRITESEHYLRAGQWTKWSYDMFAGSDIHGSTLGILGMGRIGQGIAKRGAHGFGMKVIYHNRSRLDAALEAECKAGYVGKEELLKTADHLVLVLPYSPASHHTIGAVELAQMKPTATLVNIARGGIVDDAALAAALRNKTIAAAGLDVFEGEPSVHPDLLTVPNVVLTPHIASATVPTRLAMAGLAADNLIGFFKENKPLTPLNPAVIAIK; this is encoded by the coding sequence ATGAGCAAACCGAAAATCCTGATTGCCCGCGCCATCTTTCCTGAAGTCATCGCCCGGCTGGAAGAACATTTCGAGGTCGAATCCAACCAGGCCGATGCCACTTGGTCCAAGGCCGAACTGATAGCGCGCCTCAAGGACAAGGACGGCGCCTTCACCACCGGCGGCGACCGCATTGATGCCGAGGTGCTGGCCGCCTGCCCCCGGCTCAAAATCTGCGCCAACATGGCGGTCGGCTACAACAATTTTGACATTCCCGCCATGACCGCCGCTGGCGTGCTGGCCACCAACGCGCCCGACGTGCTGACCGAAACCACCGCCGATTTCGGCTTTGCGCTGTTGATGGCCACGGCCCGGCGCATCACCGAGAGCGAGCATTATTTGCGCGCTGGACAATGGACGAAGTGGAGCTACGACATGTTCGCCGGCTCCGACATCCATGGCTCCACGCTGGGCATCCTGGGCATGGGCCGCATCGGGCAGGGCATTGCCAAACGCGGCGCGCACGGCTTTGGCATGAAGGTGATTTACCACAACCGCTCGCGGCTGGATGCGGCGCTGGAGGCTGAATGCAAGGCCGGCTACGTCGGCAAGGAAGAGCTGCTCAAGACCGCCGACCACCTGGTGCTGGTGCTGCCTTATTCGCCGGCATCGCACCACACCATCGGCGCAGTCGAGCTGGCGCAGATGAAGCCGACCGCCACGCTGGTCAATATCGCGCGCGGCGGCATCGTCGATGACGCCGCCCTGGCAGCCGCCCTGCGCAACAAGACGATTGCGGCGGCGGGCCTGGATGTGTTCGAGGGCGAGCCCTCGGTGCATCCTGACCTGCTGACGGTGCCCAATGTGGTGCTGACGCCGCACATCGCCAGCGCCACGGTTCCAACGCGCCTGGCGATGGCCGGCCTGGCGGCCGACAACCTGATTGGATTTTTCAAGGAAAACAAGCCGCTTACGCCCTTGAATCCTGCGGTTATAGCTATCAAATAA
- the rmuC gene encoding DNA recombination protein RmuC, whose product MESWLMMALLLANLLLLVWLAVRKPAEIAGDGNAELLNGFAEVSDRLERELRREISDNSRGSRQELAATLASFQQALVQQGAEATRTQNTQIDAFSRQLGLLQQSLSDTLATQLQSVSESNARRMLEVRETLEKQLAQLQQSNAAKLDEMRRTVDEKLHDTLETRLGQSFKQVADRLEQVHKGLGEMQTLAQGVGDLKHLLTNVKTRGIFGEAQLAALLEQVFTVDQYAAQVVTRRGGKNPVDFAIKLPGRSDSGEPLWLPIDAKFPNEDYERLLDAQQRADGPGAEVAGKALELRIRLEAKSICEKYIEPPYTTDFAILFLPTEGLYAEVLRRPGLIECLQRDHRITLAGPTTLLAMLNSLQMGFRTLALEKRSSEVWQVLGAVKTEFGKFGDVLAKVKSQTETVLNTLTSAEQRSRVMGKALRSVEALPEADAVRLIPLDKELD is encoded by the coding sequence ATGGAGTCCTGGTTGATGATGGCCTTGCTGCTGGCCAACCTGCTGTTGCTGGTCTGGCTGGCGGTGCGCAAGCCGGCGGAAATTGCAGGCGATGGAAATGCTGAACTGCTGAACGGCTTTGCGGAAGTCAGTGACCGGCTGGAGCGCGAGCTGCGGCGCGAGATCAGCGACAACTCGCGCGGCAGCCGCCAGGAACTGGCCGCGACGCTGGCCAGCTTCCAGCAGGCGCTGGTGCAGCAGGGCGCCGAAGCCACCCGCACGCAAAACACGCAGATCGATGCGTTTTCCCGCCAGCTCGGCCTGTTGCAGCAAAGCCTGTCGGACACGCTGGCGACGCAGCTGCAGTCGGTCAGCGAATCGAACGCGCGCCGCATGCTTGAGGTGCGTGAAACGCTGGAAAAGCAACTCGCGCAACTGCAGCAAAGCAACGCCGCCAAGCTCGACGAGATGCGCCGCACGGTCGATGAAAAGCTGCATGACACGCTGGAAACCCGCCTGGGCCAGAGCTTCAAGCAGGTCGCCGACCGGCTGGAGCAGGTCCACAAGGGGCTGGGCGAAATGCAGACGCTGGCGCAGGGCGTCGGCGACCTCAAGCATTTGCTGACCAACGTGAAAACGCGCGGCATTTTTGGCGAGGCGCAACTGGCAGCCTTGCTCGAACAGGTCTTCACCGTGGACCAGTACGCCGCGCAGGTCGTCACCCGGCGCGGTGGCAAGAATCCGGTCGATTTCGCGATCAAGCTGCCGGGCCGTTCCGACTCGGGCGAGCCGCTGTGGCTGCCGATTGATGCGAAATTTCCCAACGAAGACTATGAGCGGCTGCTCGATGCGCAGCAGCGCGCCGACGGGCCGGGCGCCGAGGTCGCGGGCAAGGCGCTGGAGCTGCGCATCCGCCTGGAAGCCAAGTCGATCTGCGAAAAGTACATCGAGCCGCCGTACACGACCGACTTCGCCATCCTTTTCCTGCCGACCGAGGGCCTGTACGCCGAAGTGCTGCGCCGCCCCGGCCTGATTGAATGCCTGCAGCGCGACCACCGCATCACGCTGGCCGGTCCGACCACGCTGCTGGCCATGCTCAATTCGCTGCAGATGGGCTTCAGGACGCTGGCGCTGGAAAAGCGCTCCAGCGAGGTGTGGCAGGTGCTGGGCGCGGTCAAGACCGAGTTCGGCAAGTTCGGCGACGTGCTGGCCAAGGTCAAGTCGCAGACCGAAACCGTGCTCAACACCCTGACCAGCGCCGAGCAGCGCAGCCGCGTCATGGGCAAGGCCTTGCGCAGTGTCGAGGCCCTGCCCGAAGCGGATGCGGTCCGGCTGATTCCGCTGGACAAGGAACTCGATTAA
- a CDS encoding LOG family protein, whose amino-acid sequence MEQTQDLSEDRLANAWAELHALSTDTTPLRPDANRLAFADPEFLLRRETRGIRIQLEMLKPEIDQQAQGIENTIVVFGSARFPAPEQAEAALKLAQEGDDEAALTLAQRHVRNAQYYDQARLFARIVAGYSNPRPAHEQLFICTGGGPGIMEAANRGAQEMGALTVGLNIVLPHEQGSNPYISPSLNFKFHYFALRKMHFMMRAKALVAFPGGFGTLDELFEVITLVQTKKAKPVPIILFGTEYWKRLFNFDIMIEEGAISPQDLDLIQYVDEPQAAWDAIKNFYEL is encoded by the coding sequence ATGGAACAAACTCAAGACCTCTCAGAAGACCGCCTGGCCAACGCCTGGGCTGAACTGCATGCCCTTTCCACCGACACCACGCCGTTGCGGCCCGATGCCAACCGGCTCGCCTTTGCGGACCCGGAATTCCTGCTGCGGCGCGAAACCCGCGGCATCCGCATCCAGCTTGAAATGCTCAAGCCCGAAATCGACCAGCAGGCCCAAGGCATCGAAAACACCATCGTGGTGTTCGGCAGCGCCCGCTTCCCGGCCCCCGAGCAGGCTGAAGCGGCGCTCAAGCTCGCTCAAGAGGGCGATGACGAAGCCGCGCTGACACTGGCGCAACGCCATGTCCGCAACGCCCAGTACTACGACCAGGCGCGGCTGTTCGCGCGCATCGTGGCGGGCTACAGCAATCCGCGCCCGGCGCATGAGCAGCTGTTCATCTGCACCGGCGGCGGCCCGGGCATCATGGAGGCGGCCAATCGCGGAGCCCAGGAAATGGGCGCGCTCACCGTGGGGCTCAATATCGTGCTGCCGCACGAGCAAGGCTCCAACCCCTATATCTCGCCCTCGCTGAACTTCAAGTTTCACTACTTCGCGCTGCGCAAGATGCATTTCATGATGCGCGCCAAGGCGCTGGTGGCCTTCCCCGGCGGATTCGGAACGCTTGACGAGCTGTTCGAGGTCATCACGCTGGTGCAGACCAAGAAGGCCAAGCCGGTGCCGATCATCCTGTTTGGCACCGAATACTGGAAACGGCTGTTCAACTTCGACATCATGATCGAGGAAGGCGCGATTTCACCGCAGGATCTCGATCTGATCCAGTATGTCGATGAGCCGCAGGCCGCCTGGGACGCCATCAAGAATTTCTACGAACTTTGA
- the efp gene encoding elongation factor P, whose product MKIAQEIRAGNVIMNGKDPMVVLKTEYSRGGRNSATVRMKLKSLIANFNTEVVFKADDKIDQVILDKKECTYSYFADPMYICMDTEYNQYEVEAENMGDSLNYLQDGMELEVVFYDGKAISVEVPTSVQREITWTEPAVKGDTSGKVLKPAKLATGFEIGVPIFVAQGDVVEIDTRTGEYRKRV is encoded by the coding sequence ATGAAAATCGCTCAAGAAATCCGCGCCGGTAACGTCATCATGAACGGCAAGGATCCGATGGTCGTTCTCAAGACCGAATACAGCCGCGGCGGCCGCAACTCCGCCACCGTGCGCATGAAGCTCAAAAGCCTGATCGCCAACTTCAACACCGAAGTCGTCTTCAAGGCCGACGACAAAATCGACCAGGTCATCCTGGACAAGAAGGAATGCACTTATTCCTACTTTGCCGACCCGATGTACATCTGCATGGACACCGAGTACAACCAGTACGAAGTCGAAGCCGAAAACATGGGCGACTCGCTGAACTACCTGCAAGACGGCATGGAACTCGAAGTCGTGTTCTACGACGGCAAGGCCATTTCCGTCGAAGTGCCCACCAGCGTGCAGCGCGAGATCACCTGGACCGAGCCTGCCGTCAAGGGCGACACGTCCGGCAAGGTGCTCAAGCCCGCCAAGCTGGCCACCGGCTTTGAAATCGGCGTGCCTATTTTCGTGGCACAGGGCGATGTCGTCGAAATCGACACCCGCACCGGCGAATACCGCAAGCGCGTCTGA
- the earP gene encoding elongation factor P maturation arginine rhamnosyltransferase EarP, which produces MNHSLQWDIFCKVIDNFGDIGVCWRLAADLATRGHRVRLWVDDASALDWMAPEGREGVRVLPWNAPLDLNEACLEQQPPDVLIESFGCEIAPEFIAACARQQSATGLKPVWINLEYLSAEPYVERCHALPSPVRDGPAAGWTKWFFYPGFTEATGGLLREPGLAKRQSGFDRKAWLATQGIAWTGEKLVSLFCYEPDALPELLHQFSRHGLDGEPVRLLVAAGRAASAVKADFNDETRLLRNTHGHNLLSISYIPLLTQREFDHLLWACDLNFVRGEDSVVRALWAGRPFVWHIYPQGDAAHLDKLDAFLDMLQAPPSLRSFHRVWNSKSAGHGPLRVPPPDLPAWQPCALAARSRLMAQDDLCSRLLGFVAKNR; this is translated from the coding sequence ATGAATCACAGCCTGCAATGGGACATTTTTTGCAAAGTCATCGACAACTTCGGGGACATTGGCGTGTGCTGGCGCCTGGCCGCCGACCTGGCGACGCGCGGCCACCGCGTGCGCTTGTGGGTGGACGATGCTTCGGCGCTGGACTGGATGGCGCCCGAAGGCCGCGAAGGCGTTCGTGTGCTGCCCTGGAATGCGCCGCTCGACCTGAACGAAGCCTGTCTTGAGCAACAGCCGCCTGATGTCCTGATCGAATCATTCGGCTGCGAGATTGCTCCTGAATTCATAGCTGCTTGCGCACGTCAGCAAAGCGCAACAGGCCTGAAACCTGTATGGATCAACCTCGAATACCTGTCCGCCGAGCCCTACGTCGAGCGCTGCCACGCCCTGCCCTCGCCGGTACGGGACGGCCCGGCGGCCGGCTGGACCAAGTGGTTTTTCTACCCCGGCTTCACCGAAGCAACCGGCGGCCTGCTGCGTGAGCCCGGCCTGGCAAAAAGGCAATCAGGTTTTGACCGCAAGGCATGGCTGGCGACCCAGGGCATTGCCTGGACGGGAGAAAAACTGGTTTCGCTGTTCTGCTACGAGCCGGACGCGCTGCCTGAGTTGTTGCACCAGTTTTCGCGGCACGGGCTGGACGGTGAGCCGGTGCGCCTGCTGGTGGCGGCAGGCCGGGCCGCCAGCGCGGTGAAGGCCGATTTTAATGATGAAACAAGGCTTTTGCGCAATACCCATGGGCATAATCTGCTATCAATTTCATACATCCCGCTGTTAACCCAGAGGGAGTTCGACCACCTGCTGTGGGCCTGCGACCTGAATTTTGTGCGCGGCGAAGACTCGGTGGTACGTGCCCTTTGGGCCGGCAGGCCTTTTGTCTGGCACATCTACCCGCAGGGCGATGCAGCGCATCTGGACAAGCTGGACGCTTTTCTCGACATGCTGCAGGCACCGCCTTCGCTGCGAAGCTTTCACCGGGTGTGGAACAGCAAAAGTGCAGGCCACGGCCCCTTGAGAGTCCCGCCGCCGGACCTGCCCGCCTGGCAGCCCTGCGCCCTTGCCGCCCGCTCCCGCCTGATGGCCCAGGATGACCTGTGTAGCCGTTTACTCGGCTTTGTGGCAAAAAACCGCTAA
- the uvrC gene encoding excinuclease ABC subunit UvrC, with product MTPTHEFAPQLLSEVAALPPLPGVYRYFDEQGGVLYVGKARNLKKRVTSYFQKNHGGTRIGHMITKIVRMETTVVRSEAEALLLENNLIKTLNPKYNILFRDDKSYPYLKLTAAQTQPKGGAPSATAYPRIAYYRGAVEKKHHYFGPYPSSWAVKDTILLLQKVFRLRTCEDTVFNNRTRPCLLYQIKRCSAPCVGHVSPEQYALDTANAERFLQGQTQEILGELERKMLAHADRLEFEQAAELRNQMSALSKILHQQSMEVGGDKDVDILAVKVQGGKACVNLAMVRGGRHLGDRPYFPTHVENAADVAALDAEPEAPADQPKEKSIEALVLEAFIAQHYIDVPVPPTLVVSEPVDKHLMAALAEQTGSRVAAVHQPREQRRIWLEMAQKNAGLQLARLLAEQGSQQARTRALAEALELPLDNLDALRIECFDISHTAGESTQASCVVFKEHKMQSSEYRRYNIEGITPGDDYAAMRQVLMRRYTKLAEAARNGEATLPDLVLVDGGKGQVAMAREVFVELGLDLGLIAGVEKGEGRKVGLEELVFADGRDKVYLGRDSAALMLIAQIRDEAHRFAITGMRARRAKVRVGGSRLEDIAGIGPKKRASLLQRFGGVRGIASASVEDIAMVDGISTELAEEIYRALH from the coding sequence ATGACCCCGACCCACGAATTCGCCCCCCAACTGCTCAGCGAAGTGGCCGCGCTGCCGCCGCTGCCCGGCGTTTACCGCTACTTCGACGAGCAGGGTGGCGTGCTTTACGTCGGCAAGGCGCGCAACCTGAAAAAGCGGGTCACCAGCTATTTCCAGAAAAACCATGGCGGCACGCGCATTGGCCACATGATCACCAAGATCGTCCGCATGGAAACCACGGTGGTGCGCTCGGAAGCCGAGGCGCTGCTGCTCGAAAACAACCTGATCAAGACGCTCAACCCGAAGTACAACATCCTGTTCCGGGACGACAAGAGCTATCCCTACCTCAAACTGACCGCCGCCCAGACCCAGCCCAAGGGCGGCGCGCCGTCGGCAACGGCTTATCCGCGCATTGCCTATTACCGGGGTGCGGTCGAGAAAAAGCACCACTACTTTGGCCCTTATCCGAGTTCGTGGGCGGTCAAGGACACGATCTTGCTGCTGCAAAAGGTCTTCAGGCTGCGCACCTGCGAGGACACGGTGTTCAACAACCGCACCCGGCCCTGCCTGCTGTACCAGATCAAGCGCTGCTCCGCGCCCTGCGTGGGCCATGTGTCGCCCGAGCAGTACGCGCTCGACACGGCGAACGCCGAGCGGTTTTTGCAGGGCCAGACGCAGGAAATCCTGGGCGAGCTGGAAAGGAAAATGCTGGCGCACGCCGACCGGCTGGAGTTCGAGCAGGCCGCCGAGCTGCGCAACCAGATGTCGGCGCTGTCCAAGATACTGCACCAGCAGTCGATGGAGGTTGGCGGTGACAAGGACGTGGACATCCTGGCGGTCAAAGTGCAGGGCGGCAAGGCCTGCGTCAACCTGGCGATGGTGCGCGGCGGCCGCCACCTGGGCGACCGGCCTTATTTCCCGACGCATGTCGAGAACGCCGCCGACGTGGCCGCGCTGGATGCCGAGCCAGAGGCCCCGGCCGATCAGCCGAAGGAAAAATCCATCGAAGCCCTGGTGCTCGAAGCCTTCATCGCGCAGCACTACATCGACGTGCCGGTGCCGCCCACGCTGGTGGTCAGCGAGCCGGTGGACAAACACCTGATGGCGGCGCTGGCCGAGCAGACCGGCAGCCGCGTCGCCGCCGTTCACCAGCCGCGCGAGCAGCGCCGCATCTGGCTGGAAATGGCGCAGAAAAATGCCGGCCTGCAACTGGCGCGGCTGCTGGCCGAGCAGGGCTCGCAGCAGGCGCGCACCCGGGCGCTGGCCGAGGCGCTGGAGCTGCCGCTGGACAACCTGGACGCCTTGCGCATCGAGTGCTTTGACATCTCGCACACGGCCGGCGAATCAACCCAGGCGTCCTGCGTGGTGTTCAAAGAGCACAAGATGCAGAGCAGCGAATACCGCCGCTACAACATTGAAGGCATCACGCCGGGCGACGACTACGCGGCCATGCGCCAGGTCTTGATGCGCCGCTACACCAAGCTGGCCGAGGCGGCGCGCAACGGCGAAGCCACGCTGCCCGACCTGGTGCTGGTCGATGGCGGCAAGGGGCAGGTGGCTATGGCGCGCGAAGTATTTGTCGAACTCGGGCTTGACCTGGGCCTGATTGCCGGCGTTGAGAAAGGCGAGGGTCGCAAGGTCGGACTCGAAGAGCTGGTGTTTGCCGATGGCCGCGACAAGGTCTACCTGGGCCGCGATTCGGCGGCGCTGATGCTGATTGCCCAGATCCGCGACGAGGCGCACCGCTTCGCCATCACCGGCATGCGCGCCAGGCGGGCCAAGGTGCGGGTGGGCGGCAGCCGGCTTGAGGACATTGCCGGGATTGGTCCGAAAAAGCGCGCCAGCCTGCTGCAGCGTTTTGGCGGGGTACGCGGCATTGCATCAGCCAGCGTCGAGGACATCGCCATGGTCGATGGCATTTCGACCGAACTCGCCGAGGAAATTTACCGGGCATTGCATTGA